The sequence below is a genomic window from Dictyostelium discoideum AX4 chromosome 5 chromosome, whole genome shotgun sequence.
tcctttttttttttttttcaatttatcaatataattgataatctttattaaaagtattaccaaataatgatctatcaattgaattatataaatttctaACTTCAACATTTGGAATTCCATAAATTGAATCGATTCTCCAAATGGCACAACCTAACAAACCAGTTTCAGCCAATTTATAATAAGTTGACTTTGCATTATcatattgaatttgataaatatcACCATTTTGAtctaattgataatttaaatagggAGTTCTAGAATTTATATTCCAAAGTTCCATTGAAGTTTTATAACCACTACCCAAACCATTCTTATATTGAATTATATCTTTATAATAAACttttctttttgaatttaaatcaattttacatgaacttaaaaatatattgtaaggttcattattattattattattattattattacatttaaATTGATAACCATACCATGGTATTGATAATATCAATTTATTaggatcaattaatttttgagttATCCAATATTTATAGATTTCATTTCTAACGACAACTCCATCTGAATTTGGTCTTGCCAAATCGAATGATGAGTCTAGGTCATAGGCATTCACCATAATGAAATCAcaatttgttgaaattgatttaacatCATAGTTTCCAATTTTTAATGGTAATGAAACTGAGAAATGTGACGATacaatatttctttttaatgcttggctaaatttaaaaatttttaatttataatttatatcaactggaaatttaaaatataatgatgCACCATCAGCTTCAACttctttaatttgattaattaTTACATCTATTGAAGTTTCCATAACCTCTATTGATTTATAACCTTGAATTTCATTATAGGATACCATTAATGAAACCAAAACTTGATTTGAATGagctatttttataatttcttttaaattttttaaatctcttggaattaataatatatcaatTGATTCCCATATAATTGATCCAGCatatttatctttattattaaaatcattaaatccattataattactattattataataatttaaatcatcactTAAACTAtaaccaattattaattttttatttttattattatttttaaataatttatttaaattattattattattattattattatttatattgatattatagtttaaaattaaatttgatgaagAATTTATATCTGTATCAACCACATTGGAACTTtgaacttttatttttttttcatttataaaattaattatacaaatatatattataaataaatttattattttttttttaaaaattgatttcattatttatatattattttattttatttttttatttttatttttttttttttttcccaaagaATAacaaggaaaaaaaaaaaaaataaataaaggaGTGTTGATTGTATAGTAAAATTTGATAACAGttgttttttaatgataGAAAATTAAGACTAAAGgataccaaataaaaaaaataaacaaaaaaaaaaaaaaaaaaaaaaagaaaaaagtagaaaaattaaaaatagaaaagaaaagaaaaaaaaaaaaaaaaaaaaaaaaattgtatattaattataaaccACACCAGTGTGTGTGAAAATTTTAAgttgttttttgttgttattttaaaGGAAAACATCTACTGtgttaattataataaaaaaatgttttaaaataaatttttaaaatataaataaattatcaggttaaaaaaaaaaaaaaaaaaaaacccaaccAAACAAATATTGGTGGTTTGTTGCACCATCGACGTTCAAAATCATCGATAAGTTTCAAGTGCGATTGTCGCAAGATTAGGTCTGAATTCCCACTTCagattttttgtttttacactcgataacttttttttattttttttttttttttttaatatacttttttttttttaatatttttttaatttttttaatttttgtttaattttttttttttttaaaaatatttatttataactttttttgttttcacCCACACCCAAAATAACCTATTTCcgtaatttaaaattacaacattcattaatttttttttttttttaattatttttaattttaattttaatttttattttttatcacttccaaaaaaaaaaaaaaaataaacaaaaaaaatttaaaaattaataaattaataaatatatataaaaataaataagcaaataaaattaaataaaataaaataaaaaaaataaatgatcaataatataataaaaaaattaaaaataataaaaataataataattttaatatttttaataaattttataaaatgcgaagatataaatattaatactaataatactaatactaataatactaataataataatactaataataataatacaataataataaatgatggACCATTATGTCCAAGTAAACCATTATGTCCATGCATTTGTGAAGAATGTGGACCACCAATTGGtagaaaaaattcaaaacaaatttttatatatgtaGCAGGTAATAAACAATCAAATTATACATATTTTGAAAAGGATCCATCAGTTAAGTGGGAAGAAATCGATACATTGGCATTGTATTCTAATAAATTCGATAAGAGGATAACATGTCTAGCACATAGAAATAATGTGAAGGTTGTATTTACAATTGAAGAGGGTAGCGTTTTcgatgattttaaatatttgaaagtCAATGGCAACTATTGGGATGGCTATATAAACACAACTAGATTGGTTAACACTCTTTTAGAAAACAATGTCGATGGCTATAGCCTAGATTTCGAATATGGTAATAGACACGGCAAAGATttagaattttcaaatactTTGAAAACACTATacacaaaattaaaatccgTCAATGAAAACTACCAACTAACATCAGCATTCAGCGGCTACTATAGCGACGTATTGAAaaaccaaattcaattggttGCTGATAATTtagattatataattattatgggctatgattttataaatactAAAATTGGTACCAATATAACTAATAGTGCCAATTCACCTATTGGGTTGAGGAAAATAGTTAAGAGTTGGTGGATGGACCCgttagaaaaaaaagatagtGCTAAGATTGTTCTGGCCGTTCCGTGGTATGGGCAGATTGCAAAATGTGATTTGACGTATGAACAGAGGGCAAATGCGGCTACGATTTTCCAAGCAGATTGTATTATTGATAATCGTACGAGTGTTGTACAAAAACCAATTAGAGAAATACTTGCGTTgttaaataatgattatttaatatttgatattaataataataatgaaaatattattaataataaaataataaataatacaattaaatattcatcTGGTATACTTTGGACTAGTAATACTCAAACTGTGTTTTCAAGATATCGTGATACAAATGGTGATATCTATCAATTCAATTATGATTctccattttcaatttactCAAAATTAAGATCACTTGGTATTGGTGGTGCTGGCGTTTGGAGTTTAGATAAAATTATTGGTTTACCAAAACCAATTATTGATGCATTTTATTTCGCATTTAGTAGACAAGTTATTGGTGATACttatattgaaattaattaaaaattaataataaaaaaaaaaaaaaaaattttgtacaaataaaatttaatttttttttttatttttttttttcatataaaaaaaacacaatctatatatgaaaaataaattgatttattttatattaaattattaaaatttgaaaatttcttattttataattgatttaatcaattttttataatagagtgcaaaaaaaatattaaaaaataagtaATTGcctaattaatatataataaaatttaaatattttttttttttttatttaatatttaaatttgtttctttttcatttaaataataaaaaattaattttattttaatattttttatttaaattttaatattttaaattataaaataattcttttttttttttttttttttttttttttttttttttgggaaattaaaaaataaaaaaataaaaaattgtttatagaaaaaaaaaaaaatggtggaaattgatattttacaattaatttaaaattataattatttttttatactaaaatatattataaatataagtCCAACCAATGAAAACACTCCTAAAACTAATGCCAATACTATCATAGttggtgattttaaaaattttggatTTAATTCTACAAGTtcgaatttctttttttttttattttaaaaaattaataaagaattacCTTTtcgttattttattttttatttttttttttttaattattaaataaataaaataattaaaaaattaataaagaattacCTTTTCGTTTtgtatattaattatatgtTCATTTATAttgccattattattattattaataatattattactgttatcGATTTCGTCAGTAATTATACTCtctatttcttttatatttttattttctatttccATCAAATTtacacctttttttttattaaaaaaaaattttatgattattaattattttttttttttttttaattttttaacataaatattaaaattaaaaaatattataaaatattaatcagaaaaaagaaataaaaaaaataataaaggatGTATAAAAAAGTCTAAAATTAGAATATTTTAAACCCTggattcatttttttttttgttaattaaaaaaaaaaaaaaaaaatctctaATTAAGATTTgatcaaaaaagaaatatgttttttgattaagatttaattaaaaaaaaaaaagaaatatgtttttttttattgttttttttttttttttttttaattaataaatttaaattatttattttatttctttgattgtttttcttgtttttttgCAGTTGGTTTTGGATTGACTGGAGCAGCAactttttcaacttttttgaATGGATAAAGAGCAGCACCAGCTGGTTTAATTGGACCAGATGGAATATAGATTAAAATGTATGGTTTAACACCATCACCAACTTGATCAACATTAAAGAAACCTCTTCTCtcaaattgaattttatcgTTAAGTTTGAGAGTAAGGATATTTTCATCAGTGAAagcttcaatttcaaatttggAGTTTTTATTGGTGAAAGTATCGAGATCATCACCATCTTCTAATTTTGGTTTAGTGATGATATAATCGTAATCTTGGAGGACAACTGTGACAGTGTCAGCACAATCAGATGATAACCAACTGAGTTTTTTATCGGTCTTCTTTACATCACCTTCCAAGTGGAGTTTACCAGTCATGGATACAACATCACCATTTTCGTTACGTTGTAAAGTTTCAACGATGGCATTACCCCAATTCATGAGAGTAACTTCTTCACCctctttaatttgattacAATCATCACCTTCAAGGAGGAGATTATTACTGAATGTAACTTTTTTAGTACCCATTGATGGGTCCTTTGCATATTTGAGACAATCCTTGACCTCTGGTAAGGTTGGACCATTGGAAAGAGTGAATTTAACGGCGGTTGCTTTAGCGATAGCGGTATAACGTGGACAAGTTGGTTCGAGTACAGCTTTGTTTCCAACGAATAATTTACCCAAATCTAAAGTGGTATTTGCTGCAGAAGCACCTTGTGAAAGGATGAATTCTTTCAAGGCTGCAACGGTGAGACCACGACGAGTAATACCTTGAAGAGTTGGTAAACGTGGATCAGTCCAACCACTAACGAGACCAGTGTCTACAAAATGTTGAAGTTTTCTCTTTGACAATAAAACATTGAAGAAACTTAAACGACTGTAATCGGAAATGTATGGTTTATTTTCGAGATGTAAGATTTCGAGGTAATGATTGTAGAGGTTTCTCTTGTTATTGTATTCATTGGAACGAAGTGCATGGGTTATACCTTCGACTGAATCAACGATTGGACATGCAAAATCGTATAATGGATAAACCTTGTATTTATCACCGGTACGATGATGTGGGGTTGAATTACAACGATAGATAGCTGGATCTCTGAATGCCTTATCAATATGAGCCATATCTAATTTAGCACGTAATACACATTTTACACCTTGTTCAGTGGCTTTCTTCATTTCATCAAACATTTCCAAATTCTTTTCGACACTATTGTTACGATGAACACTTTCAATGGCATTATCACGTTCTTCAGACATTTTAACTTGTGGAGTATCATCACAATAGGCAATACCTTCTTTAATCATTTGAATTGCATAATCGTGAATTAAATCAAAGTAATCGGATGTATGTGTGATCTTTTCATATTTAATACCCAAGTTATTGATATCCTTGATGATGTTTTCGACGTATTCCTCCTTTTCTTTGGATGGATTGGTATCATCGAAACGAATGATGATCTTACCATTGTATTTCTCTGCGTAGTAATTGTTGATGATTGCTGCTTTGCAATGACCAATATGCATATAACCTGATGGTTCTGGTGGGAAACGAGTTACAACTTTACCCTCAACTAATCCTGGTAAATTTAATGCTTCAAAATTACCAACCCATCCCATTGCTCCCTTTTGTGGTGCTACTTTTTCTGTGGTTGCTGCTGTACCTTCTGCACCTGCTTTACCACTTGCTTTGGTCTCTTTCTTACCATTGAAAGCATTATCGGCTTCAACAAATGATTCTAATTGACTTAAATATCCATACCATCTATTTAAATGTGGGATGGTTTTACCTAATTTGTTAATCTCCTCTTGAATTTCCTTTACCATCTTAATACGtgcaaataaaacaatatctgctaatgttaaattaaatccaattaaaaatgCTCTTAATGTTAAATATTCattcatttcttttaaaaattcattgaaTTTCTCTGATTTTAAATGagcaaatttatcaataaattcatcaatctataaacaaaaaaatttattaatattttaacaaaaaaaataaaagattgaTAGGTGtggtaataacaataaaattatttattattatttaccttTGAAGCTGATAAAGCATTTTCACCATATAATGAAAGAGATGGTGTAGTTCTTGCTAAATATTTTGCAATGACATATGAACCTTTGAGTGAATCTTGAGTACCGACAATCGAGAATTCGGTGGAATCTAAACCTTTTCTACCAACGATTttaacaccaccaacaacttTTGATGTGATAATAGCAACTAATGGAAATGTTGCTGCTAATGGTGTATCATCAAATCTTAAGATACCTGTATCTTTAGCttttgacattttttttatatttataaattataacttcaaaaaaataaaaaaatgaaaaagtaaaataaaaaaaaaaaatgaaaaaaaaagtgaaaaaaaaaaaaaaaaaaaaaaaaaaaatgaaaatatattttttataaaaataaaataaaaataaaataaaataaaggaaattgagaaaattataataaactcTATTTAATCGGATTGTAAAAATTTCTTATATTTtattccatttttattttattttttttaaaaaaaaaaatatcaaaatttcttatattttattccatttttattttattttattttttttttttagaactTGGTTGTTAatacctaaaaaaaaaaaaattgattggtaaaaaaaaaaaaaaaaaaaaaatttcttttttctttttcttttttttttttttatttaaaattatttaataaatttaatattttaagaaa
It includes:
- the gluS gene encoding glutamate-tRNA ligase translates to MSKAKDTGILRFDDTPLAATFPLVAIITSKVVGGVKIVGRKGLDSTEFSIVGTQDSLKGSYVIAKYLARTTPSLSLYGENALSASKIDEFIDKFAHLKSEKFNEFLKEMNEYLTLRAFLIGFNLTLADIVLFARIKMVKEIQEEINKLGKTIPHLNRWYGYLSQLESFVEADNAFNGKKETKASGKAGAEGTAATTEKVAPQKGAMGWVGNFEALNLPGLVEGKVVTRFPPEPSGYMHIGHCKAAIINNYYAEKYNGKIIIRFDDTNPSKEKEEYVENIIKDINNLGIKYEKITHTSDYFDLIHDYAIQMIKEGIAYCDDTPQVKMSEERDNAIESVHRNNSVEKNLEMFDEMKKATEQGVKCVLRAKLDMAHIDKAFRDPAIYRCNSTPHHRTGDKYKVYPLYDFACPIVDSVEGITHALRSNEYNNKRNLYNHYLEILHLENKPYISDYSRLSFFNVLLSKRKLQHFVDTGLVSGWTDPRLPTLQGITRRGLTVAALKEFILSQGASAANTTLDLGKLFVGNKAVLEPTCPRYTAIAKATAVKFTLSNGPTLPEVKDCLKYAKDPSMGTKKVTFSNNLLLEGDDCNQIKEGEEVTLMNWGNAIVETLQRNENGDVVSMTGKLHLEGDVKKTDKKLSWLSSDCADTVTVVLQDYDYIITKPKLEDGDDLDTFTNKNSKFEIEAFTDENILTLKLNDKIQFERRGFFNVDQVGDGVKPYILIYIPSGPIKPAGAALYPFKKVEKVAAPVNPKPTAKKQEKQSKK